The following are from one region of the Theropithecus gelada isolate Dixy chromosome 6, Tgel_1.0, whole genome shotgun sequence genome:
- the ZFP62 gene encoding zinc finger protein 62 homolog isoform X1, producing the protein MSHLKTSTEDEEPTEEYANAGNTESKWPKGEGLHRDPVPESKVGDTCVWDSKVESQQEKPVENRMKEDKSCIREAISTAKSTANIKTEQEGEASEKSLRLSPQHITHQTMPVGQRGSQQGKCVENINGTSHPSLQQKTNAVKKLHKCDECGKSFKYNSRLVQHKIMHTGEKRYECDDCGGTFRSSSSLRVHKRIHTGEKPYACEECGKAYMSYSSLINHKSTHSGEKNCKCDECGKSFNYSSVLDQHKRIHTGEKPYECGECGKAFRNSSGLRVHKRIHTGEKPYECDICGKTFSNSSGLRVHKRIHTGEKPYECDECGKAFITCRTLLNHKSIHFGDKPYKCDECEKSFNYSSLLIQHKVIHTGEKPYECDECGKAFRNSSGLIVHKRIHTGEKPYKCDVCGKAFSYSSGLAVHKSIHPGKKAHECKECGKSFSYNSLLLQHRTIHTGERPYVCDVCGKTFRNNAGLKVHRRLHTGEKPYKCDVCGKAYISRSSLKNHKGIHLGEKPYKCSYCEKSFNYSSALEQHKRIHTREKPFGCDECGKAFRNNSGLKVHKRIHTGERPYKCEECGKAYISLSSLINHKSVHPGEKPFKCDECEKAFITYRTLINHKKVHLGEKPYKCDVCEKSFNYTSLLSQHKRVHTREKPYECDRCEKVFRNNSSLKVHKRIHTGEKPYECDVCGKAYISHSSLINHKSTHPGKTPHPCDECGKAFFSSRTLISHKRVHLGEKPFKCVECGKSFSYSSLLSQHKRVHTGEKPYVCDRCGKAFRNSSGLTVHKRIHTGEKPYECDECGKAYISHSSLINHKSVHQGKQPYNCECGKSFNYRSVLDQHKRIHTGRKPYRCNECGKAFNIRSNLTKHKRTHTGEESLSVIYVGSYSGTSQKRTYEGGSALDGSRMRLPL; encoded by the exons A TGTCACATTTGAAGACGAGCACTGAGGATGAGGAACCAACTGAAGAATATGCAAATGCTGGAAATACAGAATCTAAGTGGCCAAAAGGGGAAGGTCTTCACAGGGATCCTGTGCCTGAGTCTAAGGTTGGTGACACGTGTGTTTGGGATAGCAAGGTAGAGAGTCAGCAGGAAAAGCCTGTGGAAAACAGGATGAAGGAAGACAAAAGCTGCATCAGGGAAGCAATCAGCACAGCCAAGAGTACAGCAAATATAAAGACAGAGCAGGAAGGTGAGGCATCTGAGAAGAGCTTGCGTCTTAGCCCACAGCATATCACACACCAGACTATGCCTGTAGGACAGAGAGGCAGTCAGCAAGGCAAATGTGTGGAGAACATTAATGGAACCTCCCACCCTAGTCTACAGCAGAAAACCAATGCTGTTAAGAAATTACATAAATGTGATGAATGTGGGAAATCCTTCAAATATAATTCCCGCCTCGTTCAACATAAAATTATGCACACTGGGGAGAAGCGCTATGAATGTGACGACTGTGGAGGGACCTTCCGAAGCAGCTCCAGCCTTCGGGTCCACAAGCGGATCCACACTGGGGAGAAGCCGTACGCGTGtgaggaatgtgggaaagcctacATGTCCTACTCCAGCCTCATAAACCACAAAAGCACCCATTCTGGGGAGAAGAACTGCAAATGCGATGAATGTGGAAAATCCTTCAATTATAGCTCTGTTCTGGACCAGCATAAAAGGATCCACACTGGGGAGAAGCCCTATGAGTGCGGTGAGTGTGGAAAGGCCTTCAGGAACAGCTCTGGGCTCCGAGTCCACAAAAGGATCCACACGGGGGAGAAGCCCTATGAATGCGACATCTGTGGGAAAACCTTCAGTAACAGCTCTGGCCTTAGGGTCCACAAAAGGATCCACACGGGcgagaaaccttatgaatgtgatgagtgtgggaaggccttcaTTACTTGTAGAACACTTCTCAACCATAAAAGCATCCACTTTGGAGATAAACCCTATAAATGTGATGAGTGTGAGAAATCTTTTAATTATAGCTCTCTTCTCATTCAGCATAAAGTcatccacactggagagaaaccttatgaatgtgACGAATGTGGGAAGGCTTTCAGGAACAGCTCAGGCCTCATAGTGCATAAAAGGATCCACAcgggagagaaaccttacaagtgtgaTGTCTGTGGCAAAGCATTCAGCTATAGCTCAGGCCTCGCAGTCCATAAAAGCATTCACCCTGGAAAGAAAGCCCATGAGTGTAAGGAGTGTGGGAAGTCCTTCAGTTATAACTCACTTCTTCTTCAGCACAGAACTATTCACACCGGAGAGAGACCTtatgtatgtgatgtgtgtgggAAAACGTTCAGAAACAATGCAGGCCTCAAAGTCCACAGGAGGCTGCATACTGGGGAGAAACCCTATAAGTGTGATGTGTGTGGGAAAGCCTATATCTCACGCTCTAGCCTTAAAAATCACAAAGGAATCCACCTTGGGGAGAAGCCCTATAAATGTAGCTATTGTGAGAAATCCTTCAACTACAGCTCTGCCCTTGAGCAGCATAAAAGGATTCATACCAGGGAAAAACCCTTTGGGTGTGATGAGTGTGGAAAAGCTTTCAGAAATAATTCCGGCCTTAAAGTACATAAACGAATCCACACTGGGGAACgaccttacaaatgtgaagaatgtgggaaAGCGTACATCTCCCTCTCGAGCCTTATAAATCATAAAAGCGTCCACCCTGGGGAGAAGCCCTTTAAGTGTGATGAGTGTGAGAAGGCCTTCATCACATACCGAACCCTTATAAACCACAAAAAAGTTCATCTTGGGGAGAAGCCCTACAAATGTGATGTGTGTGAGAAATCTTTTAATTACACATCACTCCTTTCTCAGCACAAAAGGGTCCACACtagagagaaaccctatgaatgtgaCAGGTGCGAGAAGGTCTTCAGAAACAACTCAAGCCTTAAAGTTCATAAGAGAATCCATACTGGGGAGAAGCCCTATGAATGTGACGTGTGTGGAAAAGCCTACATCTCACACTCAAGCCTTATTAACCATAAAAGTACCCACCCCGGCAAGACACCGCATCCATGCGATGAGTGTGGAAAAGCTTTTTTCTCAAGCAGAACTCTTATAAGCCATAAAAGAGTCCATCTTGGAGAGAAACCCTTCAAGTGTGTCGAGTGTGGGAAATCTTTCAGTTACAGCTCTCTCCTTTCTCAGCACAAGAGGGTCCACACAGGGGAGAAACCCTATGTGTGTGATAGGTGTGGGAAGGCCTTCAGGAACAGCTCAGGCCTCACAGTGCATAAAAGGATCCACACaggtgagaaaccctatgaatgtgaTGAGTGTGGGAAGGCATACATCTCACACTCAAGTCTTATCAACCATAAAAGTGTCCACCAGGGGAAGCAGCCCTATAATTGTGAGTGTGGGAAATCCTTCAATTATAGATCAGTCCTTGACCAGCACAAAAGGATCCACACTGGAAGGAAGCCATACCGATGTAATGAGTGTGGTAAGGCTTTCAATATCCGATCAAATCTCACCAAGCATAAAAGAACCCATACTGGAGAGGAGTCTTTAAGTGTGATATATGTGGGAAGTTATAGTGGCACATCCCAGAAGAGAACCTATGAGGGAGGGAGTGCCCTGGATGGGAGCAGGATGAGGCTGCCTCTGTAG
- the ZFP62 gene encoding zinc finger protein 62 homolog isoform X2 produces the protein MKEDKSCIREAISTAKSTANIKTEQEGEASEKSLRLSPQHITHQTMPVGQRGSQQGKCVENINGTSHPSLQQKTNAVKKLHKCDECGKSFKYNSRLVQHKIMHTGEKRYECDDCGGTFRSSSSLRVHKRIHTGEKPYACEECGKAYMSYSSLINHKSTHSGEKNCKCDECGKSFNYSSVLDQHKRIHTGEKPYECGECGKAFRNSSGLRVHKRIHTGEKPYECDICGKTFSNSSGLRVHKRIHTGEKPYECDECGKAFITCRTLLNHKSIHFGDKPYKCDECEKSFNYSSLLIQHKVIHTGEKPYECDECGKAFRNSSGLIVHKRIHTGEKPYKCDVCGKAFSYSSGLAVHKSIHPGKKAHECKECGKSFSYNSLLLQHRTIHTGERPYVCDVCGKTFRNNAGLKVHRRLHTGEKPYKCDVCGKAYISRSSLKNHKGIHLGEKPYKCSYCEKSFNYSSALEQHKRIHTREKPFGCDECGKAFRNNSGLKVHKRIHTGERPYKCEECGKAYISLSSLINHKSVHPGEKPFKCDECEKAFITYRTLINHKKVHLGEKPYKCDVCEKSFNYTSLLSQHKRVHTREKPYECDRCEKVFRNNSSLKVHKRIHTGEKPYECDVCGKAYISHSSLINHKSTHPGKTPHPCDECGKAFFSSRTLISHKRVHLGEKPFKCVECGKSFSYSSLLSQHKRVHTGEKPYVCDRCGKAFRNSSGLTVHKRIHTGEKPYECDECGKAYISHSSLINHKSVHQGKQPYNCECGKSFNYRSVLDQHKRIHTGRKPYRCNECGKAFNIRSNLTKHKRTHTGEESLSVIYVGSYSGTSQKRTYEGGSALDGSRMRLPL, from the coding sequence ATGAAGGAAGACAAAAGCTGCATCAGGGAAGCAATCAGCACAGCCAAGAGTACAGCAAATATAAAGACAGAGCAGGAAGGTGAGGCATCTGAGAAGAGCTTGCGTCTTAGCCCACAGCATATCACACACCAGACTATGCCTGTAGGACAGAGAGGCAGTCAGCAAGGCAAATGTGTGGAGAACATTAATGGAACCTCCCACCCTAGTCTACAGCAGAAAACCAATGCTGTTAAGAAATTACATAAATGTGATGAATGTGGGAAATCCTTCAAATATAATTCCCGCCTCGTTCAACATAAAATTATGCACACTGGGGAGAAGCGCTATGAATGTGACGACTGTGGAGGGACCTTCCGAAGCAGCTCCAGCCTTCGGGTCCACAAGCGGATCCACACTGGGGAGAAGCCGTACGCGTGtgaggaatgtgggaaagcctacATGTCCTACTCCAGCCTCATAAACCACAAAAGCACCCATTCTGGGGAGAAGAACTGCAAATGCGATGAATGTGGAAAATCCTTCAATTATAGCTCTGTTCTGGACCAGCATAAAAGGATCCACACTGGGGAGAAGCCCTATGAGTGCGGTGAGTGTGGAAAGGCCTTCAGGAACAGCTCTGGGCTCCGAGTCCACAAAAGGATCCACACGGGGGAGAAGCCCTATGAATGCGACATCTGTGGGAAAACCTTCAGTAACAGCTCTGGCCTTAGGGTCCACAAAAGGATCCACACGGGcgagaaaccttatgaatgtgatgagtgtgggaaggccttcaTTACTTGTAGAACACTTCTCAACCATAAAAGCATCCACTTTGGAGATAAACCCTATAAATGTGATGAGTGTGAGAAATCTTTTAATTATAGCTCTCTTCTCATTCAGCATAAAGTcatccacactggagagaaaccttatgaatgtgACGAATGTGGGAAGGCTTTCAGGAACAGCTCAGGCCTCATAGTGCATAAAAGGATCCACAcgggagagaaaccttacaagtgtgaTGTCTGTGGCAAAGCATTCAGCTATAGCTCAGGCCTCGCAGTCCATAAAAGCATTCACCCTGGAAAGAAAGCCCATGAGTGTAAGGAGTGTGGGAAGTCCTTCAGTTATAACTCACTTCTTCTTCAGCACAGAACTATTCACACCGGAGAGAGACCTtatgtatgtgatgtgtgtgggAAAACGTTCAGAAACAATGCAGGCCTCAAAGTCCACAGGAGGCTGCATACTGGGGAGAAACCCTATAAGTGTGATGTGTGTGGGAAAGCCTATATCTCACGCTCTAGCCTTAAAAATCACAAAGGAATCCACCTTGGGGAGAAGCCCTATAAATGTAGCTATTGTGAGAAATCCTTCAACTACAGCTCTGCCCTTGAGCAGCATAAAAGGATTCATACCAGGGAAAAACCCTTTGGGTGTGATGAGTGTGGAAAAGCTTTCAGAAATAATTCCGGCCTTAAAGTACATAAACGAATCCACACTGGGGAACgaccttacaaatgtgaagaatgtgggaaAGCGTACATCTCCCTCTCGAGCCTTATAAATCATAAAAGCGTCCACCCTGGGGAGAAGCCCTTTAAGTGTGATGAGTGTGAGAAGGCCTTCATCACATACCGAACCCTTATAAACCACAAAAAAGTTCATCTTGGGGAGAAGCCCTACAAATGTGATGTGTGTGAGAAATCTTTTAATTACACATCACTCCTTTCTCAGCACAAAAGGGTCCACACtagagagaaaccctatgaatgtgaCAGGTGCGAGAAGGTCTTCAGAAACAACTCAAGCCTTAAAGTTCATAAGAGAATCCATACTGGGGAGAAGCCCTATGAATGTGACGTGTGTGGAAAAGCCTACATCTCACACTCAAGCCTTATTAACCATAAAAGTACCCACCCCGGCAAGACACCGCATCCATGCGATGAGTGTGGAAAAGCTTTTTTCTCAAGCAGAACTCTTATAAGCCATAAAAGAGTCCATCTTGGAGAGAAACCCTTCAAGTGTGTCGAGTGTGGGAAATCTTTCAGTTACAGCTCTCTCCTTTCTCAGCACAAGAGGGTCCACACAGGGGAGAAACCCTATGTGTGTGATAGGTGTGGGAAGGCCTTCAGGAACAGCTCAGGCCTCACAGTGCATAAAAGGATCCACACaggtgagaaaccctatgaatgtgaTGAGTGTGGGAAGGCATACATCTCACACTCAAGTCTTATCAACCATAAAAGTGTCCACCAGGGGAAGCAGCCCTATAATTGTGAGTGTGGGAAATCCTTCAATTATAGATCAGTCCTTGACCAGCACAAAAGGATCCACACTGGAAGGAAGCCATACCGATGTAATGAGTGTGGTAAGGCTTTCAATATCCGATCAAATCTCACCAAGCATAAAAGAACCCATACTGGAGAGGAGTCTTTAAGTGTGATATATGTGGGAAGTTATAGTGGCACATCCCAGAAGAGAACCTATGAGGGAGGGAGTGCCCTGGATGGGAGCAGGATGAGGCTGCCTCTGTAG